In a single window of the Luteimonas viscosa genome:
- a CDS encoding chemotaxis protein CheW, with translation MNTATTDVRAVLIQTEAARLLLPNATISEVLSYAEPDPVENAPDWLLGTIRWRGWILPLVAFAQLSGQGVEQGGLGHKVIVLKALGGQATMPYFALLTKGFPRLVTVSRDRLATADDGQAVGAGVRAHVVFNDEPALIPDIDGIEQALRQALAA, from the coding sequence ATGAATACGGCCACCACCGACGTCCGCGCGGTGCTGATCCAGACCGAGGCGGCGCGACTGCTGCTGCCCAACGCCACCATCTCCGAGGTGCTCTCGTATGCCGAGCCCGATCCGGTGGAGAACGCGCCCGACTGGCTGCTCGGCACCATCCGCTGGCGGGGCTGGATCCTGCCGCTGGTCGCGTTCGCGCAGTTGAGCGGACAGGGCGTGGAGCAGGGCGGGCTGGGTCACAAGGTGATCGTGCTCAAGGCCCTGGGCGGGCAGGCGACGATGCCGTACTTCGCGCTGCTGACCAAGGGTTTCCCGCGACTGGTGACGGTGTCGCGCGACCGCCTGGCGACGGCCGACGACGGGCAGGCCGTCGGCGCCGGCGTACGTGCGCACGTGGTGTTCAACGACGAGCCCGCGCTGATTCCCGACATCGACGGCATCGAACAGGCGCTGCGGCAGGCCCTGGCGGCCTAG
- the nudE gene encoding ADP compounds hydrolase NudE: protein MTRRLPTIHAITEHDAGPYRMERLDLEFSNGERRQFERLHGRGHGAVAVVPMLDAATVLLVREYAAGLHRYELGLVKGRIDAGETPLQAADRELKEEAGYGARRLEVVRTLSLAPVYMSHETTVVLARELYPERLPGDEPEELEVVPWPLASIGELALREDFSEGRSIAALFAAREYLDLERTTGLERAADA, encoded by the coding sequence ATGACGCGCCGCCTGCCGACGATCCACGCCATCACCGAGCACGATGCCGGTCCCTACCGCATGGAGCGGCTGGACCTGGAGTTCAGCAATGGCGAGCGGCGCCAGTTCGAACGCCTGCACGGGCGCGGCCATGGCGCCGTGGCGGTGGTGCCGATGCTCGACGCGGCCACCGTGCTGCTGGTGCGCGAGTACGCCGCCGGCCTGCACCGCTACGAACTCGGCCTGGTGAAGGGGCGCATCGACGCGGGCGAGACGCCGTTGCAGGCGGCCGACCGCGAGCTCAAGGAAGAAGCAGGCTACGGTGCGCGCCGGCTCGAGGTGGTGCGCACGCTGTCGCTTGCGCCGGTGTACATGAGCCACGAGACCACCGTGGTGCTCGCGCGCGAGCTGTATCCCGAGCGCCTGCCCGGAGACGAGCCGGAGGAACTGGAAGTCGTGCCCTGGCCGCTGGCATCGATCGGCGAACTGGCCCTGCGCGAGGATTTCTCGGAAGGCCGTTCGATCGCCGCCCTGTTCGCCGCGCGCGAGTACCTGGACCTGGAGCGGACCACCGGACTGGAGCGGGCCGCCGATGCCTGA
- a CDS encoding response regulator transcription factor produces MRAGQETGGLVLIVEDNRNISEMVGEYLEGRGFEVDYASDGLDGYRLAVENSYDVIVLDLMLPRLDGVEVCKRLRSEARKSTPVLMLTARDTLDEKLTGLSSGADDYLTKPFAIQELEARLRALIRRERRQVGSEVLKVADLVLDPASMRATRGGTELQLSPIGMKLLTILMRESPRVVNRQEIEREIWGNGLPDSDTLRSHLYNLRKIIDKPFDKPLLHTVQSAGYRIADIDQSPA; encoded by the coding sequence ATGCGTGCAGGGCAGGAAACGGGCGGTCTGGTCCTGATCGTCGAGGACAACCGCAACATCTCGGAAATGGTGGGCGAGTACCTGGAGGGCCGCGGGTTCGAGGTCGACTACGCGTCGGACGGTCTGGACGGCTACCGGCTGGCGGTGGAGAACAGCTACGACGTGATCGTGCTGGACCTGATGCTGCCGCGGCTGGACGGGGTGGAAGTCTGCAAGCGCCTGCGCTCGGAAGCGCGCAAGTCGACCCCGGTGCTGATGCTGACCGCGCGCGACACGCTGGACGAGAAACTCACCGGGCTGTCGTCCGGTGCCGACGACTACCTGACCAAGCCGTTCGCGATCCAGGAGCTCGAGGCACGCTTGCGGGCCCTGATCCGCCGCGAACGCCGCCAGGTCGGCTCGGAAGTGCTGAAGGTCGCCGACCTCGTGCTCGACCCCGCCAGCATGCGCGCGACCCGCGGCGGTACCGAGCTGCAACTCTCGCCGATCGGGATGAAGCTGCTGACGATCCTGATGCGAGAGTCGCCGCGGGTGGTGAACCGCCAGGAGATCGAACGCGAGATCTGGGGCAACGGCCTGCCCGATTCCGACACCCTGCGCAGCCACCTGTACAACCTGCGCAAGATCATCGACAAACCGTTCGACAAGCCGCTGCTGCATACCGTGCAGAGCGCCGGGTACCGGATCGCCGACATCGACCAGTCGCCTGCCTGA
- a CDS encoding sensor histidine kinase: protein MPQGLPSKIRYAFVTQGLLAVLAVVFGVSVITLITRDALIDQRLDVEAAAFWERRAGLRPPAQLPATDTIRGYFQANGAAATGIPPDLLAMREGVNYLYRQQRAVLVQRQPAGVLYLVVRTGNVDRIMWSAAGGMILLGLLAVLVITGLTYRKSRSIVLPVNRLAEEVARWDPLQGEMTAPLALSAVSNDQSREVRALSAALHGLAGRVAEFVQRERDFTRDASHELRTPLTVIRVASDMLLSDPALPNYGRRSLERIQRAGRDMEAVIDAFLILAREGGVAPVSEEFDVRDAVLDEVEKARSLLVGKPVDLRVSGDASPRLFAPPAVLGVVVRNLLRNACNFTEHGAIDVLIGADAIVIRDTGIGMSAETLRHAFEPFYRADAFNPMGKGFGLTIASRLARRFGWRLELASVPDAGTTATIRFTPATAA, encoded by the coding sequence ATGCCGCAGGGTCTGCCCAGCAAGATCCGCTATGCGTTCGTCACCCAGGGGCTGCTGGCGGTCCTGGCGGTGGTGTTCGGCGTCAGCGTGATCACGCTGATCACCCGGGACGCACTGATCGACCAGCGCCTGGACGTGGAGGCGGCCGCGTTCTGGGAACGGCGCGCGGGCCTGCGGCCGCCCGCGCAGCTGCCGGCCACCGACACCATCCGCGGCTACTTCCAGGCCAACGGTGCGGCCGCGACGGGGATCCCGCCGGACCTGCTGGCCATGCGCGAAGGCGTCAACTATCTCTATCGCCAGCAGCGCGCCGTCCTGGTGCAGCGGCAGCCGGCCGGCGTGCTCTACCTCGTGGTCCGGACCGGGAACGTCGACCGGATCATGTGGAGCGCGGCGGGCGGGATGATCCTGCTGGGGCTGCTCGCGGTACTGGTGATCACCGGACTGACCTACCGCAAGTCGCGCAGCATCGTGCTGCCGGTCAACCGGCTGGCCGAGGAGGTCGCGCGCTGGGATCCGCTGCAGGGGGAGATGACGGCGCCGCTGGCGCTGTCGGCGGTCTCGAACGACCAGAGCCGCGAGGTCCGCGCGCTGTCCGCGGCACTGCACGGCCTGGCCGGCCGCGTCGCCGAGTTCGTGCAGCGCGAGCGCGATTTCACCCGCGACGCCAGCCACGAGCTGCGTACCCCGCTCACCGTCATCCGGGTCGCCAGCGACATGCTGCTGTCCGATCCCGCGCTGCCGAACTACGGTCGCCGTTCGCTCGAACGCATCCAGCGCGCCGGGCGCGACATGGAGGCGGTGATCGACGCATTCCTGATCCTCGCCCGCGAGGGTGGTGTGGCGCCGGTGAGCGAGGAGTTCGACGTCCGCGACGCGGTGCTCGACGAGGTCGAGAAGGCGCGTTCCCTGCTGGTCGGGAAGCCGGTGGATCTACGGGTCTCGGGCGATGCGTCGCCGCGCCTGTTCGCGCCGCCGGCGGTGCTTGGGGTGGTGGTCCGCAACCTGCTCCGCAATGCCTGCAACTTCACCGAGCACGGCGCCATCGACGTGCTGATCGGGGCGGATGCCATCGTCATCCGCGACACCGGCATCGGAATGTCGGCCGAGACGCTGCGGCATGCGTTCGAACCGTTCTACAGGGCCGATGCCTTCAATCCGATGGGCAAGGGCTTCGGCCTGACCATCGCCAGCCGCCTCGCCCGCCGCTTCGGCTGGCGACTCGAGCTCGCGAGCGTGCCCGATGCAGGGACCACCGCCACGATCCGCTTCACGCCGGCAACTGCCGCCTGA
- the cysQ gene encoding 3'(2'),5'-bisphosphate nucleotidase CysQ — MPDFATIQALREDVLAIAQDAAASILEVYEGDFDVTRKEDASPLTAADLAAHHCIVAGLSRLTPEIPVLSEESTHAVPPDVRRRWPSLWLVDPLDGTREFVKRNGEFTVNIALIDHGVSVFGVIQAPVTGVLWHGAPGHGAFRRDAGGEHAIHVRRPAVAPLQVAASRSHRDPRTEALMARMGAVEPVGLGSSLKFCRLAEGGMDVYPRFGPTSEWDTAAGQAILEGAGGTLLDPQGRPFRYNQRDTLLNGDFIALGDPSLPWRDWL; from the coding sequence ATGCCTGACTTCGCCACCATCCAGGCCCTGCGCGAGGACGTGCTGGCGATTGCGCAGGATGCCGCCGCCTCGATCCTGGAGGTCTACGAAGGCGACTTCGACGTCACCCGCAAGGAAGACGCGAGCCCGCTGACCGCCGCCGACCTCGCCGCCCACCACTGCATCGTCGCGGGGCTGTCGCGGCTCACGCCGGAGATCCCGGTGCTGTCGGAGGAATCCACACACGCGGTGCCGCCGGACGTTCGCCGGCGCTGGCCAAGCCTGTGGCTGGTCGACCCGCTCGACGGCACCCGCGAGTTCGTCAAGCGCAACGGAGAGTTCACCGTCAACATCGCGCTGATCGACCACGGCGTGTCGGTGTTCGGCGTGATCCAGGCGCCGGTGACCGGCGTACTGTGGCATGGCGCGCCCGGGCACGGTGCGTTCCGTCGCGACGCAGGCGGCGAGCATGCGATCCACGTGCGTCGGCCGGCGGTCGCGCCCCTGCAGGTGGCCGCGAGCCGCTCGCATCGCGATCCGCGTACCGAGGCGCTGATGGCGCGGATGGGTGCGGTCGAGCCCGTCGGCCTGGGCTCGTCGCTCAAGTTCTGCCGCCTGGCCGAGGGTGGCATGGACGTGTATCCGCGCTTCGGCCCGACCAGCGAGTGGGACACCGCGGCCGGGCAGGCGATCCTCGAAGGCGCCGGCGGCACGCTGCTCGATCCGCAGGGACGGCCGTTCCGCTACAACCAGCGCGACACCCTGCTCAACGGCGATTTCATCGCGCTGGGCGATCCCTCGCTGCCCTGGCGCGACTGGCTCTAG
- a CDS encoding chemotaxis protein CheB, which yields MAATDAAPRVALLARAGEACDRISGALREAGADVVLVADPLLADPEQVRHATPQAILVALDPAIEDAIDLYADVFADPGYMVIFEEAEQAAQRTGWDAARWLRHLSAKLHRHHDVLPAGAESEEDLHPTPGPLSPTRPPVDFANAIVAFTDEAQQHADEVPSDSGLEGLSGLAAVSASGEDAHDPVAADVAGSWRLPGEEPGDAPVAAAPQGSDDGAALHSPDDAAANGDYGLEPGLAVSPDDAGDGGLDELAFDPERFSRAGQAADAPAGIEEFLAAQAAGAAGESADDGAAEAEAVHAADPPVAEPKAQGWYGGLSLVEDDDGSPAAAASAAPGPAPKFDLDALGAGLSLADPDSYGHGRVRGAILIEAGLGGPDAVRQLLAAIPAGFAKPILIRLSLEGGRYDRLVKQMTRATSASVTVAEAGVALQPGSVYFVPPGLGLRLAGSTWTFDPAVPFEPAAVLPAGDSAVLFLSGADAALVPAVTGEGWSGGLVLGQTPDEGCYEPAATRAAIATGVAHGTPAALAAMLLDRWPVAVDRPDPDPNGMLQP from the coding sequence ATGGCCGCGACTGACGCCGCGCCACGCGTCGCCCTGCTGGCCCGCGCCGGCGAGGCCTGCGACCGCATCAGCGGCGCGCTGCGCGAGGCCGGCGCGGACGTGGTGCTGGTGGCCGACCCGCTGCTGGCCGATCCCGAGCAGGTCCGGCATGCGACGCCGCAGGCGATCCTGGTGGCGCTGGACCCGGCGATCGAGGACGCGATCGACCTGTATGCGGACGTGTTCGCCGACCCGGGCTACATGGTGATCTTCGAGGAGGCCGAACAGGCGGCGCAGCGCACAGGCTGGGACGCGGCGCGCTGGCTGCGCCATCTGTCGGCGAAGCTGCACCGCCACCACGACGTGCTCCCCGCGGGCGCGGAGTCGGAGGAAGACCTGCACCCGACGCCGGGCCCGTTGTCGCCGACCAGGCCGCCGGTGGATTTCGCGAACGCGATCGTCGCGTTCACCGACGAGGCGCAGCAGCATGCCGACGAGGTGCCGAGCGACAGCGGGCTCGAAGGCCTGTCGGGGCTCGCGGCAGTCTCCGCTTCCGGTGAGGACGCGCACGATCCGGTCGCGGCCGACGTGGCGGGCTCGTGGCGCCTGCCCGGGGAGGAACCCGGCGACGCACCCGTCGCGGCCGCGCCCCAAGGTTCCGATGATGGTGCGGCCCTCCACAGCCCGGACGACGCCGCGGCGAACGGTGACTACGGTCTGGAACCGGGGCTGGCGGTGTCCCCGGACGACGCCGGGGACGGCGGGCTCGACGAGCTGGCCTTCGATCCGGAACGCTTCAGCCGCGCGGGGCAGGCAGCGGATGCGCCGGCGGGCATCGAGGAATTCCTCGCCGCACAGGCGGCCGGAGCGGCCGGCGAATCCGCCGATGATGGCGCGGCAGAGGCCGAGGCGGTGCACGCGGCGGATCCGCCGGTGGCCGAGCCGAAGGCGCAGGGGTGGTACGGCGGCCTGAGCCTGGTGGAAGACGACGACGGCTCTCCCGCCGCGGCGGCCAGCGCCGCACCCGGACCCGCGCCGAAGTTCGACCTGGATGCGCTCGGCGCCGGCCTCTCGCTGGCAGACCCCGACAGCTACGGCCACGGCCGCGTGCGCGGCGCGATCCTCATCGAGGCCGGCCTCGGTGGGCCCGATGCCGTGCGCCAGCTGCTCGCGGCGATCCCGGCCGGGTTCGCCAAGCCGATCCTGATCCGGTTGTCGCTGGAAGGCGGGCGCTACGACCGACTGGTCAAGCAGATGACGCGCGCGACGTCCGCGTCGGTCACCGTGGCCGAAGCGGGTGTGGCCCTGCAGCCCGGCAGCGTGTACTTCGTGCCGCCGGGGCTCGGCCTCAGGCTGGCGGGATCGACCTGGACGTTCGATCCGGCGGTGCCGTTCGAACCGGCTGCCGTGCTGCCCGCCGGCGACAGCGCCGTGCTGTTCCTCAGCGGCGCGGACGCCGCGCTGGTGCCTGCGGTCACCGGCGAGGGCTGGAGCGGCGGCCTCGTGCTCGGACAGACGCCGGACGAAGGTTGCTATGAACCTGCGGCTACCCGGGCGGCGATCGCCACGGGCGTCGCGCACGGCACGCCCGCCGCGCTGGCGGCGATGCTGCTCGACCGCTGGCCCGTCGCCGTCGACCGGCCCGACCCAGATCCGAACGGGATGCTGCAGCCATGA
- the mazG gene encoding nucleoside triphosphate pyrophosphohydrolase — MDGTDDHDIRRLLGIMARLRTPGTGCPWDLEQDFSTIAPYTIEEAYEVADAIDRGDLPALKDELGDLLLQVVFHARMAEEQAAFAFGDVVVAICDKMVRRHPHVFGDARVGDATAQTASWERIKRAEREAAGAGDDSALAGVSRGLPEWQRAVKLQDRAARVGFDWPGPAPVIDKLHEEIGEVRAEFAAVAAAPDDADARARLQEELGDLLFVAANLARHAKVDVGTALRGANAKFERRFRAMEAMAQDDGVRLQDLPLAEQDRYWERAKRST, encoded by the coding sequence ATGGACGGGACCGACGACCACGACATCCGGCGCCTGCTCGGGATCATGGCGCGCCTGCGCACGCCGGGCACCGGCTGCCCCTGGGACCTGGAGCAGGATTTTTCGACCATCGCGCCGTACACCATCGAGGAAGCCTACGAGGTGGCCGACGCGATCGACCGCGGCGACCTGCCGGCGCTGAAGGACGAGCTGGGCGACCTGCTGCTGCAGGTGGTGTTCCATGCGCGGATGGCGGAAGAACAGGCCGCCTTCGCGTTCGGCGACGTGGTCGTGGCGATCTGCGACAAGATGGTGCGCCGGCATCCGCACGTGTTCGGCGACGCCCGGGTCGGCGACGCGACCGCGCAGACCGCGAGCTGGGAACGGATCAAGCGCGCCGAACGCGAGGCGGCCGGCGCCGGTGACGACTCGGCGCTGGCCGGCGTGTCGCGCGGGCTGCCGGAGTGGCAGCGCGCGGTGAAACTGCAGGACCGTGCGGCGCGCGTGGGCTTCGACTGGCCGGGCCCCGCGCCGGTGATCGACAAGCTGCACGAGGAGATCGGGGAAGTCCGCGCCGAGTTCGCGGCGGTTGCCGCCGCCCCGGATGATGCCGATGCGCGGGCACGCCTGCAGGAGGAACTGGGCGACCTGCTGTTCGTCGCCGCCAACCTGGCGCGGCATGCGAAGGTCGACGTCGGTACCGCGCTGCGCGGCGCCAATGCCAAGTTCGAGCGGCGCTTCCGGGCGATGGAAGCGATGGCGCAGGACGATGGCGTGCGCCTTCAGGACCTGCCCCTGGCGGAACAGGACCGCTACTGGGAACGGGCCAAGCGCTCGACCTGA
- a CDS encoding ABC transporter permease, whose amino-acid sequence MPVQPDGKVIALAAGFSIATGLFFGYYPLRKASQLGPIEALRQQ is encoded by the coding sequence TTGCCGGTGCAGCCCGACGGCAAGGTGATCGCCCTGGCGGCGGGCTTCTCCATCGCCACGGGGCTGTTCTTCGGCTATTACCCGTTGAGGAAGGCCAGCCAGCTCGGCCCGATCGAGGCGCTGCGCCAGCAGTAG
- a CDS encoding pentapeptide repeat-containing protein, with translation MRLLPGLQGARLRDARLRDVRLRDVRLRGVRLRHARLRGVRLRGVRLRGVRLRHVRLRHVRLRHVRLRHVRLRHVRLRRVRLRHVRLRHVRLRRVRLRRVRLRRVRLRRVRLRRVRLRGARLRYARLRAALLPGVRLRLVRLRGAPLRRCPTPGPGPRETGFRGALLLGVRLRRFRLRRVRLRGARLRGARLRRVRLRRVRLRRVRLRRVRLRGARLRGARLQRARLRGVRLRGVRPRGARLRGVRLRGVRLRGVRPRGVRPRGARLRGVRLRNRRRRQAGRFR, from the coding sequence GTGCGGCTTCTTCCTGGACTTCAGGGCGCTCGGCTTCGAGACGCTCGGCTTCGAGACGTTCGGCTTCGAGACGTTCGGCTTCGAGGCGTTCGGCTTCGACACGCTCGGCTTCGAGGCGTTCGGCTTCGAGGCGTTCGGCTTCGAGGCGTTCGGCTTCGACACGTTCGGCTTCGACACGTTCGGCTTCGACACGTTCGGCTTCGACACGTTCGGCTTCGACACGTTCGGCTTCGACGCGTTCGGCTTCGACACGTTCGGCTTCGACACGTTCGGCTTCGACGCGTTCGGCTTCGACGCGTTCGGCTTCGACGCGTTCGGCTTCGACGCGTTCGGCTTCGACGCGTTCGGCTTCGAGGCGCTCGGCTTCGATACGCTCGGCTTCGAGCAGCTCTGCTTCCAGGCGTGCGGCTTCGGCTCGTTCGGCTTCGAGGCGCTCCGCTTCGGAGATGCCCGACTCCAGGGCCTGGCCCTCGAGAGACTGGGTTTCGGGGAGCTCTGCTTCTAGGCGTTCGGCTTCGACGCTTTCGGCTTCGACGCGTTCGGCTTCGAGGCGCTCGGCTTCGAGGCGCTCGGCTTCGACGCGTTCGGCTTCGACGCGTTCGGCTTCGACGCGTTCGGCTTCGACGCGTTCGGCTTCGAGGCGCTCGGCTTCGAGGCGCTCGGCTTCAACGCGCTCGGCTTCGAGGCGTTCGGCTTCGAGGCGTTCGGCCTCGAGGCGCTCGGCTTCGAGGCGTTCGGCTTCGAGGCGTTCGGCTTCGAGGCGTTCGGCCTCGAGGCGTTCGGCCTCGAGGCGCTCGGCTTCGAGGCGTTCGGCTTCGGAATCGACGACGTCGGCAGGCGGGCCGGTTTCGATGA
- a CDS encoding DMT family protein: MPAFDRLLPILLLIGSNVFMTFAWYGHLRYKATPLVTVILVSWGIAFFEYCLMVPANRLGSAFYSAPQLKGMQEVITLLVFAGFSAWYLGQPLKWNHWAGFALIAVAAWLIFLE; the protein is encoded by the coding sequence ATGCCCGCCTTCGACCGCCTGCTCCCGATCCTGCTGCTGATCGGCTCCAACGTCTTCATGACCTTCGCCTGGTACGGGCACCTCAGGTACAAGGCCACCCCGCTGGTGACGGTCATCCTGGTCAGCTGGGGTATCGCCTTCTTCGAGTACTGCCTGATGGTGCCGGCCAACCGCCTGGGGTCGGCGTTCTATTCCGCGCCGCAGCTCAAGGGCATGCAGGAAGTGATCACGCTGCTGGTGTTCGCCGGTTTTTCGGCGTGGTACCTGGGGCAGCCGTTGAAGTGGAACCACTGGGCGGGGTTCGCGCTGATCGCGGTGGCGGCGTGGCTGATCTTCCTGGAGTAG
- a CDS encoding DUF962 domain-containing protein gives MRRFASFREFYPFYLEEHGNRTSRRLHFIGSCGALAFLALAIVQRNAWWLLAALVCGYAFAWVGHFFFEKNRPATFKHPFYSFAGDWVMFKDILSGRIRF, from the coding sequence ATGCGCCGCTTCGCCAGCTTCCGCGAGTTCTATCCGTTCTATCTCGAAGAGCACGGCAACCGTACTTCGCGACGGCTGCATTTCATCGGCAGTTGTGGCGCGCTCGCGTTCCTCGCGCTGGCCATCGTCCAGCGCAACGCGTGGTGGCTGCTGGCGGCGCTGGTGTGCGGCTACGCCTTCGCCTGGGTGGGGCACTTCTTCTTCGAGAAGAACCGCCCGGCGACGTTCAAGCATCCGTTCTACTCGTTCGCCGGCGACTGGGTGATGTTCAAGGACATCCTCAGCGGCAGGATCCGGTTCTGA
- the bioA gene encoding adenosylmethionine--8-amino-7-oxononanoate transaminase, producing the protein MSTHDDAILDDAGRWRSRDLAVLWHPCTQMREHPDVLPLLPVARGEGAWLVGHDGSRTLDAVSSWWTNLHGHAEPRIAEAIARQARTLEQVILAGCSHPPAVELAERLLRIAPREAARAPLAKVFYADNGSAGVEVALKMAFHWFRNRGDEPRRTKFMALQNGYHGETIGALSVGDIPLYRRIYAPLLMQAVFAPSPDAYLARDGQGAAACAEDAADALAHLLDEHAGEICALVLEPLVQCAGGMRMHHPAYLRRVRELCDVHGVFLIADEIAVGFGRTGTMFACEQAGIQPDLLCLSKGLTGGFLPLAAVLATQAIYDGFLDDSRERAFLHSHSYTGNPLACAAALASLDIFGSDDVLARNRATASAMQALAAPIGRLAHVADVRQTGMIVAFELARDGDRRRPFDPSARIGLRAYRAALARGVLLRPLGDVLYWMPPYCIDEPQLALLAGVTADAIVEATA; encoded by the coding sequence ATGTCGACTCACGATGACGCCATTCTAGACGACGCCGGACGCTGGCGTTCGCGCGATCTCGCCGTGCTCTGGCATCCCTGCACGCAGATGCGCGAGCATCCGGACGTGCTGCCGTTGCTGCCGGTGGCGCGCGGCGAGGGCGCCTGGCTGGTGGGGCACGACGGCAGCCGCACGCTGGACGCGGTCAGCAGCTGGTGGACCAACCTGCACGGCCATGCCGAACCGCGCATCGCCGAGGCCATCGCCCGCCAGGCGCGTACGCTCGAGCAGGTGATCCTCGCCGGCTGCTCGCATCCCCCGGCAGTGGAGCTTGCCGAAAGGCTGCTGCGGATCGCGCCACGCGAAGCGGCCCGCGCGCCGCTGGCCAAGGTGTTCTATGCCGACAACGGGTCGGCCGGGGTCGAGGTGGCGCTGAAGATGGCGTTCCACTGGTTCCGCAACCGCGGCGACGAACCGCGCCGCACGAAGTTCATGGCGCTGCAGAACGGCTACCACGGCGAGACCATCGGCGCGCTCTCGGTGGGCGACATCCCGCTGTACCGGCGGATCTACGCACCCCTGCTGATGCAGGCGGTGTTCGCGCCCTCGCCCGATGCCTACCTCGCCCGCGACGGCCAGGGCGCGGCCGCCTGCGCCGAGGACGCGGCGGACGCGCTGGCGCACCTGCTCGACGAACATGCCGGCGAGATCTGCGCGCTGGTGCTGGAGCCGCTGGTGCAGTGCGCCGGTGGCATGCGCATGCACCACCCGGCCTACCTGCGGCGGGTACGGGAACTGTGCGACGTGCACGGCGTCTTCCTCATCGCCGACGAGATCGCGGTCGGCTTCGGCCGCACCGGGACGATGTTCGCCTGCGAACAGGCCGGCATCCAGCCCGACCTGCTGTGCCTGTCCAAGGGCCTGACCGGGGGCTTCCTGCCGCTGGCCGCGGTGCTCGCCACGCAGGCGATCTACGACGGCTTCCTCGACGATTCGCGCGAGCGCGCGTTCCTGCACTCGCACAGCTATACCGGCAATCCGCTCGCCTGCGCGGCGGCGCTGGCGTCGCTGGACATCTTCGGCAGCGACGACGTGCTCGCGCGCAACCGCGCCACCGCCTCGGCGATGCAGGCGCTGGCCGCGCCCATCGGCCGGCTCGCGCATGTCGCCGACGTTCGCCAGACCGGCATGATCGTGGCGTTCGAGCTCGCCCGCGACGGCGACCGGCGCAGGCCGTTCGATCCATCCGCGCGCATCGGGCTGCGCGCGTATCGCGCAGCGCTCGCCCGCGGGGTCCTGCTGCGCCCGCTGGGCGACGTACTGTACTGGATGCCGCCCTACTGCATCGACGAGCCGCAGCTCGCGCTGCTCGCCGGGGTGACCGCGGACGCGATCGTCGAGGCGACGGCATGA
- a CDS encoding 16S rRNA (uracil(1498)-N(3))-methyltransferase, producing MRVIRTYVDAVLAVGARLALPEDAAAHLVRVLRLREGDECVLFNGDGHDYAARIVVCGKRETLVDIHDAQVVDNESPLRITLLQGIARGEKMDLILQKATELGVARIVPVEAERTEVRLDGARMAKRIGHWRGIVASACAQCGRARLPEVCDPLEIAGAATRTGDAPCRLVLDPGGALGLSTLAARAAGGPTGPVVIAIGPEGGWSPRDRQQLYGAGFEGLRLGPRVLRTETAGLAAIAALQALYGDLRG from the coding sequence ATGCGCGTGATCCGCACCTACGTCGATGCAGTCCTCGCCGTCGGCGCGCGCCTCGCACTGCCCGAAGACGCCGCCGCGCACCTGGTACGGGTGCTGCGGCTGCGCGAGGGCGACGAATGCGTGCTGTTCAACGGCGACGGCCACGACTACGCCGCGCGCATCGTCGTCTGTGGCAAGCGCGAGACGCTGGTGGACATCCACGACGCGCAGGTGGTCGACAACGAATCGCCGCTGCGGATCACCCTGCTGCAGGGGATCGCGCGCGGCGAGAAGATGGACCTGATCCTGCAGAAGGCGACCGAGCTGGGCGTGGCACGGATCGTGCCGGTGGAGGCGGAACGCACCGAGGTCCGGCTCGATGGCGCGCGCATGGCGAAGCGGATCGGCCATTGGCGCGGCATCGTGGCCTCGGCCTGCGCGCAGTGCGGCCGGGCGCGCCTTCCCGAGGTATGCGATCCGCTGGAAATCGCCGGCGCCGCGACGCGGACCGGCGACGCGCCATGCAGGCTGGTGCTCGACCCGGGGGGCGCGCTCGGGCTGTCGACGCTGGCGGCACGCGCTGCGGGAGGCCCGACCGGCCCGGTCGTGATCGCGATCGGACCCGAAGGGGGCTGGTCGCCGCGCGACCGTCAGCAACTGTACGGTGCGGGGTTCGAGGGCCTGCGCCTTGGTCCGCGGGTGCTGCGCACCGAAACCGCCGGCCTCGCGGCGATCGCGGCCCTGCAGGCGCTGTACGGCGATCTTCGAGGCTAG